From a single Xyrauchen texanus isolate HMW12.3.18 chromosome 26, RBS_HiC_50CHRs, whole genome shotgun sequence genomic region:
- the LOC127620167 gene encoding cellular retinoic acid-binding protein 2-like produces MEQQFADFSGSWKIKSSENFEELLKALGVNVFLRKIAVAAASKPAVEITQQGESLSIQTSTSVRTTHVSFTVGQSFNETTVDGRPCTSFPKWETDSKITCEQTLQKGEVPETSWTRELTNDGQMILTMRAGDVVCTRVYERD; encoded by the exons ATGGAGCAACAATTTGCCGACTTTTCAGGATCTTGGAAAATTAAAAGTTCAGAAAATTTCGAGGAGCTTTTGAAAGCACTGG GCGTAAATGTCTTTTTGAGGAAGATTGCAGTTGCAGCAGCCTCCAAACCGGCTGTTGAGATTACACAGCAGGGAGAAAGCCTCTCAATTCAGACGTCCACTAGTGTGCGGACCACTCATGTGTCCTTTACGGTGGGCCAGTCCTTCAATGAGACTACGGTGGATGGACGCCCATGCACA AGTTTTCCGAAATGGGAGACAGACAGTAAAATAACTTGCGAGCAGACACTGCAGAAGGGGGAGGTACCTGAGACATCATGGACACGTGAGCTGACCAATGATGGCCAAATGATTCTG ACCATGAGAGCTGGGGATGTCGTCTGCACCCGTGTGTATGAACGAGACTGA
- the LOC127619887 gene encoding secretory carrier-associated membrane protein 3-like: MSKYTSFPDAADDHNPFQDPSVTQHSSNTGYATLDLYNPFDNNTAVPPPPYEATSPAAPPPAQTPTNRTTPTEPKNYGSNGTQSAVNATTAELLRKQEELERKAKELERREKELNAHALGSGASRQNNWPPLPSFCPVGPCFYQDIDLEISQSFQRTVKTMYYYWMFTACTLLFNLISSLAMFCVDTTGNGVGLGLAILWTILFTPCSFVCWYRPVYKAFRSDSSFNFFAFFFMFFAQVVFYVIMTIGIPGWGFCGWIVSLAALKISKAVAVIMILNSVLFTGQTAMGVVLLNKVHSMYRKTGASFEKAQAEFATGVLSNQSVRQAAANATVSAAQGAFTGPR; encoded by the exons ATGTCAAAATATACGTCTTTTCCTGATGCAGCTGATGATCACAATCCATTTCAG GATCCGTCAGTGACTCAACATAGCAGTAACACAGGCTATGCCACGCTGGACCTGTACAACCCATTTGATAACAACACAGCTGTG CCACCACCTCCTTATGAGGCCACATCTCCAGCTGCCCCGCCCCCCGCCCAAACACCAACCAACAGGACCACGCCCACCGAGCCTAAGAATTATGGATCCAATGGAACACAG TCTGCAGTGAATGCCACCACAGCAGAACTGTTGAGAAAACAGGAAGAACTGGAAAGAAAAGCAAAGGAGCtggagagaagagagaaagagctGAATGCTCATGCTCTTGGCTCTGGTGCCT CTCGTCAGAATAATTGGCCCCCTTTGCCCTCCTTCTGTCCGGTGGGACCCTGTTTCTATCAGGACATTGATCTGGAGATTAGCCAAAGCTTCCAGCGCACTGTCAAAACCATGTACTACTACTGGATGT TCACAGCATGCACTTTGCTCTTTAATCTCATTTCCTCCTTGGCTATGTTCTGTGTGGACACCACTGGTAATGGAGTGGGCTTAGGTCTTGCCATCCTCTGGACTATCCTCTTCACCCCCTGCTCCTTCGTCTGTTGGTACAGGCCTGTGTACAAAGCCTTCAG GAGTGACAGTTCCTTCAACTTCTTTGcgtttttcttcatgtttttcgcccAGGTGGTCTTTTATGTTATCATGACTATCGGAATCCCTGGCTGGGGCTTCTG TGGATGGATTGTGAGTTTGGCCGCTCTTAAGATCAGCAAGGCAGTCGCTGTGATCATGATTCTGAATTCGGTGCTCTTCACTGGTCAGACAGCCATGGGAGTGGTGTTGCTCAATAAG GTTCATTCTATGTACAGGAAGACTGGGGCAAGCTTCGAGAAGGCCCAGGCAGAGTTTGCCACTGGTGTGCTTTCCAATCAGTCAGTGCGCCAGGCAGCTGCTAATGCCACCGTCTCTGCTGCACAGGGTGCGTTCACTGGACCCCGGTAG